In Nocardioides sp. InS609-2, a single genomic region encodes these proteins:
- a CDS encoding peroxiredoxin: protein MTERLTVGDTAPDFTLTSDTGESVTLSDLRGRSVIVYFYPAAMTPGCSTQACDFTDSLSSLQAAGYEVLGISPDEPAMLAKFRESDGLTITLLSDPDRSTLAAYAAFGEKKLYGKLVEGVIRSTIVVDPEGKVAVAQYNVKATGHVAKLRRDLGLD, encoded by the coding sequence ATGACTGAACGCCTTACCGTCGGCGACACCGCCCCCGACTTCACCCTCACCTCCGACACGGGCGAGAGCGTCACGCTCTCCGACCTGCGCGGGCGCTCGGTGATCGTCTACTTCTACCCGGCGGCGATGACGCCCGGCTGCAGCACGCAAGCGTGCGACTTCACCGACTCGCTGTCCTCCTTGCAGGCCGCGGGCTACGAGGTCCTCGGCATCTCCCCCGACGAGCCTGCGATGCTCGCGAAGTTCCGCGAGAGCGACGGTCTCACCATCACGCTGCTCTCCGACCCCGACCGGTCCACCCTCGCGGCGTACGCCGCGTTCGGTGAGAAGAAGCTCTACGGCAAGCTCGTCGAGGGCGTCATCCGCTCGACGATCGTGGTCGACCCGGAGGGCAAGGTCGCCGTCGCGCAGTACAACGTGAAGGCCACTGGGCACGTCGCGAAGCTGCGGCGGGATCTCGGCCTCGACTGA
- the cbiQ gene encoding cobalt ECF transporter T component CbiQ, translating into MGAGHGHRLHFHGHSPIHRAPAHLKLVGLVSFMLVVVATPRQSYPVFAGYLVALLVVIAVSRVPFGYLAKRMVIEVPFLLFAVLVPFVSHGPKVEVLGVQVSETGLLAALALVIKGSLGVLASLTLAATTEPDELLRGLQRLRMPGLIVAIMGFMVRYLDVVTGDLARMTTAMRSRGCDPRSPRHWPTLARSLGALFIRSYERGERVHLAMLSRGYDGALPDLRRTP; encoded by the coding sequence GTGGGCGCGGGACACGGCCACCGGCTGCACTTCCACGGGCACAGCCCGATCCACCGCGCGCCGGCGCACCTCAAGCTCGTCGGGCTCGTCTCGTTCATGCTGGTCGTGGTCGCCACGCCGCGCCAGTCGTATCCCGTCTTCGCCGGCTACCTCGTCGCGCTCCTCGTCGTCATCGCGGTCTCGCGGGTGCCCTTCGGCTACCTCGCCAAGCGGATGGTGATCGAGGTGCCGTTCCTGCTCTTCGCGGTGCTGGTGCCGTTCGTCTCGCACGGCCCGAAGGTCGAGGTGCTCGGCGTGCAGGTCTCCGAGACCGGGCTGCTCGCGGCGTTGGCCCTAGTCATCAAGGGCAGCCTCGGCGTACTCGCGTCGCTCACCTTGGCCGCCACCACCGAGCCCGACGAGCTCTTGCGCGGGCTCCAGCGGCTTCGCATGCCCGGTCTGATCGTGGCGATCATGGGATTCATGGTCCGCTACCTCGACGTCGTGACCGGCGACCTGGCCCGGATGACCACAGCGATGCGCTCGCGCGGCTGTGACCCGCGGTCGCCTCGGCACTGGCCGACGCTGGCCCGGTCGCTCGGCGCCCTGTTCATCCGGTCCTACGAACGCGGCGAGCGCGTCCACCTCGCCATGCTGTCGCGTGGGTACGACGGCGCGCTGCCCGACCTCCGGCGTACGCCGTGA
- a CDS encoding PDGLE domain-containing protein: MKLKTFLLTGLVVALLIAGVASFYASSHPDGLVFVAEKTGFLDSATDHGAADGPLAGYQAKGVDNPRLAGGLAGVVGALAVLLIGGGLFWTIRRRDRDEEPEPRQHADSH, encoded by the coding sequence ATGAAGCTGAAGACCTTCCTCCTGACCGGGCTGGTCGTGGCACTGCTCATCGCCGGCGTGGCGAGCTTCTACGCCAGCAGCCATCCCGACGGGCTCGTGTTCGTGGCCGAGAAGACCGGCTTCCTCGACAGCGCCACCGACCATGGCGCGGCCGACGGCCCGCTGGCCGGCTACCAGGCCAAGGGCGTCGACAACCCGCGCCTGGCAGGTGGACTCGCCGGTGTGGTCGGCGCGCTGGCCGTGCTGCTGATCGGTGGCGGGCTCTTCTGGACCATCCGGCGTCGCGACCGCGACGAAGAGCCGGAACCCCGCCAGCACGCCGACAGCCACTGA
- the rdgB gene encoding RdgB/HAM1 family non-canonical purine NTP pyrophosphatase: MSRVFLASRNAKKLAEMQRILAEHAPGIEVVGQGGVPTYDEPVEDQPDFEGNALLKARAGLAATGLPSLADDSGLCVDALKGMPGVLSARWSGPPKSDARNNALLLDQLADVPADRRGAHFVCAVAFCHPDGTELVVHGRMDGRIIGEVRGAGGFGYDVLFAADGHDVTTAELDTAEKDAISHRGKALREIAPQVASVLVRTNISSE, encoded by the coding sequence GGCCGAGCACGCCCCGGGCATCGAGGTCGTCGGCCAGGGCGGCGTGCCGACGTACGACGAGCCGGTCGAGGACCAGCCCGACTTCGAGGGCAACGCGCTGCTGAAGGCGAGGGCCGGTCTGGCTGCGACCGGTTTGCCGAGCCTGGCCGACGACAGCGGCCTTTGCGTCGACGCGCTCAAGGGCATGCCGGGCGTGCTCTCGGCGCGGTGGTCGGGTCCGCCGAAGTCCGACGCCCGCAACAACGCGCTCCTGCTCGACCAGCTCGCCGACGTACCTGCTGACCGTCGTGGCGCCCACTTCGTCTGCGCGGTCGCGTTCTGCCACCCCGATGGCACCGAGCTCGTGGTGCACGGCCGGATGGACGGCCGCATCATCGGCGAGGTCCGCGGCGCGGGTGGTTTCGGCTACGACGTGCTCTTCGCCGCCGACGGTCACGACGTCACGACCGCCGAGCTCGACACCGCCGAGAAGGACGCGATCTCCCACCGGGGCAAGGCGTTGCGCGAGATCGCCCCTCAGGTGGCGTCGGTGCTGGTGAGGACGAACATCAGCAGCGAGTAG
- a CDS encoding energy-coupling factor ABC transporter permease, with translation MHVPDGFLDAQTSIATGVVAAAGVAVALRGARRELDDKTAPMAGLVATFVFAGQMMNFPVGAGTSGHLLGGALAAVLVGPFTAVLCISVVLLVQALLMADGGITAIGTNITLMALVGVVVGWGVFVLLRSVLPKRVALVAPAAAVGALVSVPVAATAFSALFAIGGTVPVDAGAVFTAMVGWHVVIGIGEAVITGLVIGSVVAVRPDLVYGARPLLADRELEIRRPGVAA, from the coding sequence GTGCACGTGCCCGACGGATTCCTCGACGCACAGACCTCGATCGCCACCGGCGTGGTCGCGGCCGCCGGCGTCGCCGTGGCGCTTCGGGGCGCGCGCCGCGAGCTCGACGACAAGACCGCACCGATGGCCGGCCTCGTGGCCACCTTCGTGTTCGCCGGTCAGATGATGAACTTCCCGGTGGGTGCCGGCACCAGCGGCCACCTCCTCGGCGGGGCGCTCGCCGCCGTACTCGTCGGACCCTTCACCGCCGTGCTCTGCATCAGCGTCGTGCTGCTGGTGCAGGCGCTGCTGATGGCCGACGGCGGCATCACCGCCATCGGCACCAACATCACGCTCATGGCCCTGGTCGGCGTGGTCGTTGGCTGGGGAGTCTTCGTGCTCCTGCGCAGCGTCCTGCCCAAGCGGGTCGCCCTGGTCGCCCCGGCGGCCGCGGTGGGCGCCCTGGTCAGCGTGCCCGTCGCCGCCACCGCCTTCAGCGCCCTCTTCGCCATCGGCGGCACGGTGCCGGTCGACGCCGGCGCGGTGTTCACCGCGATGGTCGGCTGGCACGTCGTCATCGGCATCGGTGAGGCGGTCATCACCGGCCTGGTCATCGGCAGTGTGGTCGCCGTCCGCCCCGACCTCGTGTACGGCGCCCGCCCGCTGCTGGCCGACCGCGAGCTCGAGATCCGTCGACCGGGAGTGGCCGCATGA